One Streptomyces dangxiongensis genomic window, CCCGACACGGCCGTCCGCACCGGGAACCGTCCCGTGAGCGTGCCCGACGTCGCCACCGAGCCGCTGCTCCGCGACGACTTCCGGGGCGCCCTGCTGACCTCCGGCGTCCGTGCCCTCCACAGCATCCCCGTGCTGTCTCCCACCGGCTCGTGCGCCGGCGTGATCACCGTGCACTGGCCCGAGGCCGGACACCGGCCGGCCGCCGCCCACGCCGAGACCCTCGCCCTGCTGGCCGCCGACACGTCGGACTGGCTGAGCTGGTACCACCGCTCGGTGCTCCTGCACGCCCTCGAACACCTGCACAGGACGCTGACCGGCGGCGCGCCCGCCGTGCGGCAGCCCGCCCACCGTTGAACCGACGGGTGCCCGGCCGGTCACTTTGGCGGCACCACAGGAGGACACCCTCGTTCCAAGGCACGCGCGGCGCTACGCTCCGGGTATGCGGATCTCCGTCTCCTCCGACATGGACGAACCCGTGGCCCGGCTTCTCGTGGCGGAGCTACGGCGCCGTGGCCACGACGTGCGGGAACACGGCGCCCTGCGGCCCGGGGCCGACGCGCGGTGGGCAGCCTGCTCGGAGGCCGCCGCCCGGGACGTGGCCGAGGCCGCGGCCGACCAGGCGGTGGTGTGCTGCTGGACCGGCACCGGCGCCTCCATCGCGGCCAACAAGGTGCCGGGTGTCCGAGCGGCCCTGTGTACGGACGCCGCCACGGCCGAGGGCGCGCGCCGCTGGAACGACGCCAACGTCCTCGCCCTGAGCCTGCGCCTGATCTCCGAGCCGGTACTGAAGGAGATCCTGGACGCCTGGTTCGCCGCGGAACCCAGCCAGGACGCGGAGGACCGGCAGAACGTGGCCCGCGTCGGCCGTCTGGACGCCACCCGGAAGGGTTCCTAGGGGCACGCGACGGGCCGGCGCGGGCCGGGCCGGTGAGCGGGGTGGGACCGGGCTCCGTCAGGAGCGGTGAAGCGGGACTTCAGTGGGCGCCGAGTCCGCCGCCGCCGAACGAACCGCTGGACCCTCTGCTCCAGCGCGGGCGTTCCTCCGACTCGCTGGGCTGGGAGTCCATGTTGGTCAGCTCGTACGGCGTGAGCGGGCGACCGCCCTTGGAGGTCTGCGGCACCTCCGCGGACTCCCGGTTCTGCCGGACCTCGTGGACTGCGCCCTCCGGCGGCAGCTTGGGCTGTTCGTCGGGGCGCGGGCGCGGCGGCTCGCGGTACTTGACGCGGGAGGTCATCCAGAAGCCGCCGCCGAGCAGCGCCAGGAGGGCCACGGCCACGATGAACAGGAAGAGGCTCATCAGGCCGCTCGCCGCGGCCAACTGCATCGATGCGGTGTTCATAGAACAAAAGTACCCGTCACGAATAGGTGCGAACCATGACAAGGGGCATAGCTGTGGATGGATAGGATCCGCCGGCCCCGGAACCTCGGTCCGCGCCCGCCCTCCCTGGAACCTGGTTTGTGCCCGCGCGCCCCGGCTACCCGCACGGTGTGACACCGCCGACTTCGCAGCAGCAGCTCTATCGGTTCCTGGAGGACCGGTTCACCTGTGCGCAGGCATGTACGGAGTGCGCCCGGACCTGCGCGGTGCGGGCGAGTCTGGTCGAGCCGGACGGCACCGAGCGCCAGGAGCGCGTGCGCCGGATCGGCATCATGTGCGCCGAGGTGTGCGACGCCACCTGCCGGGTGCTGTGTGAGGAGAACCGCCAGGACGAGGAGACGCTCCGGGTCCGGGTGGAGTGGTGCCGCTCGGTGTGTCTGGAGTGCGCGCACGCCTTCGACGATCACCCAGGCGCCGAACCGGCCGCGGCCGTCTGCCGGGGCTGCGCCGATGCCTGCGCGGGTTTCCTGGAAATGCTCAACTGAGTGCCCCTGTCCCAAGCGCATGATCGACGTCAGCGTGTGAAACGCGTTCCACTGCGTGCGTCCACGTGTTACGAAGGACCATGTCCGCGAACGAGGGAACCCGCGCGTACGACGCCGTGATCGTCGGCGGTGGCCACAA contains:
- a CDS encoding DUF6479 family protein, which produces MNTASMQLAAASGLMSLFLFIVAVALLALLGGGFWMTSRVKYREPPRPRPDEQPKLPPEGAVHEVRQNRESAEVPQTSKGGRPLTPYELTNMDSQPSESEERPRWSRGSSGSFGGGGLGAH
- a CDS encoding ferredoxin is translated as MTPPTSQQQLYRFLEDRFTCAQACTECARTCAVRASLVEPDGTERQERVRRIGIMCAEVCDATCRVLCEENRQDEETLRVRVEWCRSVCLECAHAFDDHPGAEPAAAVCRGCADACAGFLEMLN
- a CDS encoding RpiB/LacA/LacB family sugar-phosphate isomerase, translated to MRISVSSDMDEPVARLLVAELRRRGHDVREHGALRPGADARWAACSEAAARDVAEAAADQAVVCCWTGTGASIAANKVPGVRAALCTDAATAEGARRWNDANVLALSLRLISEPVLKEILDAWFAAEPSQDAEDRQNVARVGRLDATRKGS